One part of the Streptococcus sp. oral taxon 431 genome encodes these proteins:
- a CDS encoding metal ABC transporter substrate-binding protein: protein MKKLGTLLVLFLSVIALVACASGKKDAASGQKLKVVATNSIIADITKNIAGDKIDLHSIVPVGQDPHEYEPLPEDVKKTSQADLIFYNGINLETGGNAWFTKLVENAKKTENKDYFAVSEGVDVIYLEGQNEKGKEDPHAWLNLENGIIYAQNIAKQLIAKDPSNKEFYEKNLKEYTEKLDKLDKEAKEKFNAIDADKKLIVTSEGCFKYFSKAYGVPSAYIWEINTEEEGTPDQIKTLVEKLRQMKVPSLFVESSVDDRPMKTVSKDTNIPIYAQIFTDSIAEEGKEGDSYYNMMKYNLDKIAEGLAK from the coding sequence ATGAAAAAATTAGGTACATTACTCGTTCTCTTTCTTTCCGTCATTGCTCTTGTAGCATGTGCTAGTGGAAAAAAAGATGCAGCTTCTGGTCAAAAACTAAAAGTTGTTGCCACAAACTCAATCATCGCTGATATTACTAAAAATATCGCAGGAGACAAGATTGATCTTCACAGTATCGTTCCTGTTGGTCAAGACCCACACGAATACGAACCACTACCTGAAGACGTCAAGAAAACTTCTCAAGCTGATTTGATTTTCTATAACGGTATCAACCTTGAAACAGGTGGAAATGCCTGGTTTACAAAATTAGTTGAGAATGCTAAGAAAACTGAAAACAAAGACTACTTTGCAGTCAGCGAAGGCGTTGATGTTATCTACCTTGAAGGTCAAAACGAAAAAGGCAAAGAAGACCCACACGCTTGGCTCAACCTTGAAAACGGGATCATCTATGCTCAAAATATTGCTAAGCAACTCATCGCTAAAGACCCTAGCAACAAAGAATTCTACGAAAAGAATCTCAAAGAATACACTGAAAAACTAGACAAGCTTGACAAGGAAGCCAAAGAGAAATTTAACGCTATTGATGCTGACAAGAAACTCATCGTAACCAGCGAGGGATGCTTCAAATACTTCTCTAAAGCTTACGGTGTACCAAGTGCTTACATTTGGGAAATCAACACTGAAGAAGAAGGAACACCTGACCAAATCAAGACTTTGGTTGAAAAACTTCGCCAAATGAAAGTTCCATCACTATTTGTTGAATCCAGTGTCGATGATCGTCCAATGAAGACTGTTTCTAAAGACACAAACATCCCAATCTATGCTCAAATCTTTACGGACTCAATCGCTGAAGAAGGTAAAGAAGGCGATAGCTACTACAACATGATGAAATACAACCTTGACAAGATTGCTGAAGGTTTAGCTAAATAA
- a CDS encoding metal ABC transporter permease, with translation MIAEFIDGLQNFHFLQNALITAIVIGIVAGAVGCFIILRGMSLMGDAISHAVLPGVALSFILGIDFFIGAIVFGLLAAIIITYIKGNSIVKSDTAIGITFSSFLALGIILISVAKSSTDLFHILFGNILAVQDTDMFITMGVGAAILLLIWIFFKQLLITSFDELLAKAMGMPVNFYHYLLMVLLTLVSVTAMQSVGTILIVAMLITPAATAYLYANSLKSMIFLSSTFGATASVLGLFIGYSFNVAAGSSIVLTAASFFLISFFIAPKQRYLKLKNKHLLK, from the coding sequence ATGATTGCAGAATTTATAGATGGATTGCAGAACTTCCACTTTCTCCAAAATGCCTTGATAACAGCCATTGTTATCGGAATCGTAGCTGGAGCTGTGGGATGTTTCATCATCCTACGCGGGATGTCACTCATGGGAGATGCCATTTCACATGCTGTGTTACCAGGTGTAGCCCTCTCCTTCATCTTGGGCATTGACTTCTTTATCGGAGCCATTGTCTTTGGACTGCTAGCTGCTATCATCATTACCTACATCAAGGGAAACTCGATTGTCAAAAGCGATACCGCCATCGGCATTACCTTTTCTTCTTTCTTAGCCCTCGGTATCATCTTGATTAGCGTAGCTAAAAGCTCGACTGACCTCTTTCATATCCTTTTTGGGAATATTCTTGCTGTTCAGGATACAGATATGTTTATTACTATGGGTGTAGGGGCAGCCATTCTCTTGTTAATCTGGATTTTCTTCAAGCAACTCTTGATAACGTCCTTTGATGAACTCTTGGCTAAAGCCATGGGAATGCCTGTCAATTTCTATCACTACTTACTCATGGTACTCCTAACTCTCGTGTCTGTGACAGCCATGCAAAGTGTCGGAACTATCCTGATTGTAGCCATGCTGATTACCCCAGCTGCAACTGCTTATCTGTATGCTAATAGCCTGAAAAGTATGATTTTCCTTTCCTCAACCTTTGGAGCTACAGCTTCAGTTTTGGGACTCTTTATCGGCTATAGCTTTAACGTTGCGGCAGGTTCTAGTATCGTGCTTACAGCTGCTAGTTTCTTTCTCATTAGCTTCTTTATCGCTCCAAAACAACGATATTTGAAACTGAAAAATAAACATTTGTTAAAATAA
- a CDS encoding metal ABC transporter ATP-binding protein, protein MIRIENLSVSYKETLALKDISLVLQGPTITGIIGPNGAGKSTLLKGMLGIIPHQGQAFLDDKEVKKSLHRIAYVEQKIHIDYNFPIKVKECVSLGLFPSIPLFRSLNAKHWKKVQEALEIVDLADYAERQISQLSGGQFQRVLIARCLVQEADYILLDEPFVGIDSVSEEIIMNTLRDLKKAGKTVLIVHHDLSKVRHYFDQVLLVNREVIAFGPTKETFTQANLKEAYGNRLFFNGGDL, encoded by the coding sequence ATGATACGTATCGAAAACCTCAGTGTCTCCTACAAAGAAACGTTGGCACTAAAGGATATTTCACTAGTGCTCCAAGGACCAACGATTACCGGAATTATTGGCCCAAACGGCGCTGGGAAATCAACATTATTAAAAGGTATGCTGGGAATTATCCCACATCAAGGTCAGGCATTTCTCGATGACAAGGAAGTTAAAAAATCCTTACATCGAATCGCCTATGTCGAACAAAAAATTCATATCGACTACAACTTTCCCATCAAGGTCAAGGAATGCGTCTCGTTAGGACTATTTCCCTCTATTCCTCTCTTTCGAAGTTTAAATGCTAAACATTGGAAGAAAGTGCAAGAGGCCCTTGAAATCGTCGACCTAGCTGACTACGCTGAACGGCAAATCAGTCAACTGTCTGGAGGTCAATTCCAGCGGGTCTTGATTGCCAGATGTTTGGTGCAGGAAGCCGACTATATCCTCTTGGATGAACCCTTTGTTGGGATTGACTCAGTCAGTGAGGAAATCATCATGAATACGCTGAGAGATCTGAAAAAAGCTGGGAAGACGGTTCTCATCGTCCACCACGACCTCAGCAAGGTTCGCCACTACTTCGATCAAGTCTTGCTTGTCAATCGAGAAGTGATTGCTTTTGGTCCGACCAAAGAAACCTTTACCCAAGCCAATCTCAAAGAAGCTTACGGTAATCGACTCTTTTTCAATGGAGGTGACCTATGA
- a CDS encoding M13 family metallopeptidase: protein MTRYQDDFYDAINGEWEKTAVIPADKSRTGGFIDLDEEIEDLMLTTTDKWLAGEEVPEDAILANFVKYHRMVRDFDKREADGIKPVLPMLKEYQDLESFADFASKLAEFELAGKPNFLPFGVSPDFMDARTNVLWASAPGTILPDTTYYAEDHPQREELLNLWKESTANLLKAYNFSDEEIADLLEKRLELDRRIAAVVLSNEESSEYAKLYHPYSYEDFKKFASALPLDDFFQAVIGQTPDKVIVDEERFWQVAEKFYSEEAWPLLKASLILSVVNLSTSYLTDEIRILSGAYGRALSGVPEAQDKRKAAYHLAQGPFKQALGLWYAHEKFSPEAKADVEKKVATMIDVYKERLAKNDWLTPETRDKAIVKLNVIKPYIGYPEELPARYKDKVVNESASLFENALAFARVEIKHSWSKWNQPVDYKEWGMPAHMVNAYYNPQKNLIVFPAAILQAPFYDLHQSSSANYGGIGAVIAHEISHAFDTNGASFDENGSLKDWWTESDYAAFKEKTQKVIDQFDGQESYGATINGKLTVSENVADLGGIAAALEAAKREPDFSAEEFFHNFARIWRMKGRPELMKLMASVDVHAPAKLRVNIQVPNFDDFFTTYDVKEGDGMWRSPEDRVIIW, encoded by the coding sequence ATGACACGTTATCAAGATGATTTTTATGATGCTATAAATGGTGAGTGGGAAAAGACTGCCGTCATTCCAGCTGACAAATCACGAACAGGTGGTTTTATTGACCTTGACGAAGAAATCGAAGACTTGATGCTAACAACAACCGACAAATGGTTGGCAGGTGAAGAAGTGCCAGAAGATGCTATCTTGGCAAATTTTGTTAAGTACCATCGTATGGTCAGAGATTTTGACAAACGAGAAGCAGATGGAATCAAACCAGTTCTTCCTATGCTTAAGGAATACCAAGATTTGGAAAGTTTTGCGGATTTCGCAAGCAAATTAGCAGAGTTTGAATTAGCTGGTAAACCAAACTTCCTTCCATTTGGCGTATCACCAGACTTTATGGATGCTAGAACCAATGTTCTCTGGGCCAGTGCGCCAGGAACTATCTTGCCTGATACGACCTACTATGCGGAAGACCATCCACAGCGTGAGGAATTGTTGAACCTTTGGAAAGAAAGTACTGCTAATCTCCTCAAAGCCTATAACTTCTCAGATGAAGAAATCGCAGATTTGCTTGAGAAACGATTGGAATTGGACCGTCGCATTGCGGCTGTGGTGCTTTCTAACGAAGAAAGTTCAGAATATGCCAAACTCTACCATCCATACTCTTATGAAGATTTCAAAAAGTTTGCATCAGCCTTGCCTCTCGATGACTTCTTCCAAGCAGTGATTGGTCAAACTCCAGATAAGGTCATCGTAGACGAAGAACGTTTCTGGCAAGTCGCAGAGAAATTCTATAGTGAAGAAGCTTGGCCTTTGCTCAAGGCAAGCTTGATCTTGAGTGTAGTCAATCTTTCAACTAGCTACCTAACAGATGAGATTCGCATCTTGTCAGGTGCTTATGGACGTGCCCTTTCAGGAGTTCCAGAGGCTCAAGACAAACGCAAGGCTGCCTACCATTTAGCTCAAGGACCATTCAAACAAGCGCTTGGTCTTTGGTATGCACATGAAAAATTCTCTCCAGAAGCCAAGGCAGACGTGGAGAAAAAAGTAGCGACCATGATTGACGTTTATAAGGAACGTTTGGCTAAAAATGACTGGCTCACACCTGAAACCCGTGACAAGGCCATTGTCAAACTCAATGTCATTAAGCCTTATATTGGTTATCCAGAAGAGCTGCCAGCCCGCTACAAGGACAAGGTAGTGAATGAATCTGCCAGCCTCTTTGAGAATGCCCTAGCCTTTGCGCGTGTTGAAATCAAGCACAGTTGGAGCAAGTGGAACCAGCCGGTTGACTACAAGGAGTGGGGAATGCCTGCTCATATGGTTAATGCCTATTACAATCCACAAAAGAACTTGATTGTCTTTCCGGCTGCTATTTTACAGGCACCATTTTATGACTTGCATCAGTCATCTTCTGCCAACTATGGTGGTATCGGAGCGGTTATCGCCCATGAAATTTCTCATGCCTTTGATACAAATGGGGCTTCCTTTGATGAAAATGGTAGCCTCAAGGATTGGTGGACTGAGAGCGACTATGCAGCCTTCAAAGAGAAAACTCAGAAGGTTATCGACCAGTTTGACGGCCAAGAATCTTACGGCGCAACGATTAACGGTAAATTGACCGTATCAGAAAATGTTGCTGACCTAGGAGGAATCGCTGCAGCGCTAGAAGCTGCTAAGAGAGAGCCAGACTTCTCAGCTGAAGAATTCTTCCATAACTTTGCGCGTATTTGGCGAATGAAAGGCCGTCCAGAGTTGATGAAACTGATGGCTAGCGTTGATGTGCACGCCCCAGCTAAACTCCGTGTTAACATCCAAGTGCCAAACTTTGATGACTTCTTTACAACCTATGATGTCAAAGAAGGCGACGGCATGTGGCGTTCACCAGAGGACCGTGTGATTATTTGGTAA
- a CDS encoding MBL fold metallo-hydrolase, which produces MKIHKTVNPVAYENTYYLEGDQHLIVVDPGNHWEAIRKTIETINKPVCAILLTHTHYDHIMSLDLVRDTFGNPPVYVAESEAAWLFTPVDNLSGLPRHDDMADVICKPAEHTFVFHEEYQIEEFRFTVLPTPGHSIGGVSFVFPDGHLVLTGDALFRETIGRTDLPTGSMEQLLHSIQTQLFTLPNYDVYPGHGPATTIAHEKTFNPFF; this is translated from the coding sequence ATGAAAATCCACAAAACTGTGAACCCTGTTGCCTATGAAAATACTTATTATCTTGAAGGAGACCAACACCTGATTGTTGTTGATCCGGGTAACCATTGGGAGGCTATTCGCAAGACTATCGAGACCATCAATAAACCAGTCTGCGCTATCCTCTTGACCCATACCCACTACGACCATATTATGAGTCTAGACTTGGTCAGAGATACTTTCGGAAATCCTCCCGTATATGTGGCAGAAAGCGAAGCTGCTTGGCTCTTTACTCCTGTCGACAATCTTTCTGGCCTTCCTCGACACGACGATATGGCGGATGTCATCTGCAAACCGGCTGAACACACCTTTGTCTTTCATGAAGAATACCAGATTGAGGAGTTCCGCTTCACTGTATTACCAACTCCAGGCCACTCTATCGGAGGAGTTTCATTTGTTTTTCCAGATGGGCACTTGGTCTTAACGGGTGATGCCCTTTTCCGAGAAACCATTGGTCGAACAGATTTGCCAACTGGTAGTATGGAACAACTCCTTCATAGTATCCAAACCCAGCTCTTTACTCTCCCAAACTACGATGTCTATCCAGGGCACGGACCTGCTACTACCATCGCTCACGAAAAAACCTTTAATCCATTTTTCTAA